Proteins co-encoded in one Papaver somniferum cultivar HN1 chromosome 5, ASM357369v1, whole genome shotgun sequence genomic window:
- the LOC113280564 gene encoding histone H4-like, with protein MVVSQINGERKKSSKPLTKQILIYEYFNSLVKANPNIEIKDGLPYHKPKGASTNLNVFQKKRIPPQMINMPVSLDNMTADERKENQRKRNFRVRKKMSGRGKGGKGLGKGGAKRHRKVLRDNIQGITKPAIRRLARRGGVKRISGLIYEETRGVLKIFLENVIRDAVTYTEHARRKTVTAMDVVYALKRQGRTLYGFGG; from the exons ATGGTGGTTTCCCAAATTAATGGAGAGCGGAAAAAGTCTTCAAAGCCACTTACTAAGCAA ATTTTGATATATGAGTACTTCAATTCCTTAGTGAAAGCCAATCCCAATATCGAAATCAAAGATGGTTTGCCATATCACAAGCCTAAAGGAGCAAGTACAAATTTAAATGTTTTTCAGAAGAAGCGTATACCTCCACAGATGATCAACATGCCAGTTTCTCTAGACAACATGACTGCGGATGAG agaaaagaaaaccagagaaaAAGAAATTTCAGAGTGAGAAAAAAAATGTCAGGAAGAGGAAAAGGAGGGAAGGGATTAGGCAAAGGAGGAGCAAAGAGGCACAGAAAAGTTCTGAGAGATAACATCCAAGGTATCACTAAACCAGCTATCCGAAGATTAGCAAGAAGAGGTGGAGTGAAACGTATCAGTGGATTGATTTATGAAGAAACTCGTGGTGTTCTTAAGATCTTTCTTGAGAATGTGATTCGTGATGCTGTTACTTACACTGAACATGCTAGGAGGAAGACTGTCACTGCTATGGATGTTGTCTATGCTTTGAAGCGACAAGGAAGAACTCTTTATGGATTTGGAGGTTAG